In Nicotiana tabacum cultivar K326 chromosome 11, ASM71507v2, whole genome shotgun sequence, a single window of DNA contains:
- the LOC142166059 gene encoding uncharacterized protein LOC142166059, with product MATESQPSDLLNSSTPATGVSVATGSTISGVVDSAHHYYLHPSDYPGMSLVSSTFDGRGYGGWRRAIVIALSAKNKLGFIDGTLVVPAADSGLQRAWARCNDMVLSWLLNSLSKEIAESVLYSQSAKDLWADLKDRFGQTNSAKLFSCKRSYVLWCREILVLQLILLR from the coding sequence ATGGCAACTGAAAGTCAGCCCAGCGATTTGTTGAATTCATCTACTCCTGCTACTGGAGTTTCTGTAGCTACAGGATCTACTATTTCTGGTGTTGTTGATTCAGCACATCATTATTACCTCCATCCTTCAGATTATCCTGGTATGAGCCTCGTTTCTTCTACATTTGATGGCAGAGGTTATGGAGGATGGAGAAGAGCAATAGTGATAGCATTATCTGCTAAGAATAAGCTAGGGTTCATTGATGGAACCCTAGTTGTTCCTGCTGCTGATTCAGGTCTTCAAAGAGCTTGGGCACGTTGCAATGATATGGTCCTTTCTTGGCTTCTCAACTCACTCTCCAAAGAAATAGCAGAAAGTGTGTTGTATTCACAAAGTGCTAAAGACCTTTGGGCTGACCTGAAAGATAGATTTGGTCAGACAAATAGTGCTAAACTCTTCAGCTGCAAAAGGAGCTACGTGTTGTGGTGCAGGGAAATTCTAGTGTTACAACTTATTTTACTAAGATGA